The DNA region CAGGAGGGCAGAAAGCAGGCTTTTCTCTCGACCGGGTTCAGGATGTCTGTGACAGAAGTGCGCAGATCGGGTTTGCTGGTGGCCTGACGTTTTCGCGCTGTTGACCCTCTCCCCCGGTGGGACTTGTAAAGCTGCGAAGCGGAAAGGGTGTTGCGAAGCAACGGGTGAGGGAGCGTGTGACCAGCCCGCCCGCTCCCCCAGGGCCAAGGAACGCCTGGCCCCCCGGAGACAGAAAAGCCTGGGCACCTGCCCCTGGCCTGCTGCTCTCTGCCTTCTGCGCCTGTAGCGGGAAGTCCACCGACTGCGCTCCCTGGCGGAGCGGGCGGGCGGGGACTTGCTACCCTCTCCCCTATGGCCCGCAGCGTCAACCCCATTCAGGACCGGGCCCGGCGCGCGGCGCTGGAGAAGGCGGCGTACCTCGCCCTCTACGAGCGGGGCTACGCGGGCGTGACCCTGGGCGACATCGCCGGGCACGCGGGGGTCAGCAAGGGGACACTCGCCTACCACTTCGGGAGCCGGGCCGGGCTGCTCGCGGCGGTCATGCGCAGATTTACCCGCACGATCACCGCCGTCACCCGGCGGGCCCTGCGGCAGGCGGTCACTCCGGAAGCGAAGCTGCGCGCCTACGTCGAGAACCAGTTCTACGGGGTGGAGAACACCCGGCGCTTTTACACGGTGTCCCTCGACTTTCTCGCCGCCGCCACCCGCGACCCGGCCCTCATGAATGTGCAGCGCGACTTCCAGCGCGAGACGCTGGCCCTCGACCTCGAAGTCGCGCGGCTGGGGGGGGAGGAGGGGGCGGCCGAGCGGGCCAGACTCCTGCGCGCCCTCGTCGAGGGCCTGAGCGTGCGCTTCCTCGCCGACCCCGAGCCCGACCTCGCCAGCTACCGGGGCGAGTGCCTGCGGGGCTTACGCGCCCTGCTGGGGTGGGAGAATCAGGGTTAGCTCAGGCGAAGGCCCGCCAGCGCCGCCGCAACCAAACCCGCCCCCTCGATCAAACGGGGACCCGGGCGGCCCAGGCCGCTCTCGGGCACGCAGACGACGGGCACGCCCAGGCCGCGCGCCTCGATCACCTCGGGCCGCAGCCTTCTGGCCCCGCACCACGAGCACACGATCAGGTCGGGGCGGGCGGCCCGGACCTCCTCCAGGGTGAGGGGGGAACTGCGGCCCGGACGGTCGGCGAGGGCGTTCGCGGCCCCCAGCGTCCCCAGCAGGTCGGTGACCCACGAGTCGCGCGTCGCCGCGATGATGGGCCGGGGCCACCACTCGACGAGCACGCGCGGCGGGCGCAGGAAGGGACGGGCGAGGGCACGCAACTCGGTCTCCAGCCGGGCCGCGAGCGCCTCTCCCCTCTCCGGGAGGCCGACCGCCACGCCGATCTCGCGGATGTCGTGCAGGGTGTCGGGGACGCTCACCGGGTCGAGGACCAGGGTGGGCAGGCCCGCCGCGCGCACCCCGACCACCACCCGCTCCATGCCCGGCACGCTCAGGCTCGCCAGCACGAGGTCGGGTCGCGCCGCCCGCACCGCCTCCACGTCGATATTCAGGTCGGGGCCCACGCGCGCGGCACCATCCAGCCCGGGAGCGTCGCTGTGGTGATCCACCGCCACCACCCGGCCCGCCACCCCCAGCGCGGCGAGGATGTCCGAGTTGCTGGCGGTCAGGGAGGCGAGGCGCATGGGGGCAGGGTACCCGTCCCGGCGGATGGTGAACAGGTGACGAGCCGCGCCAGCTTTGCCGTCCGAGACACGTTTTCAGGGGTGCAAAGTCGTATCCGAACTGTACCAGCGCGGCTGGGCGCCCCCTGACCGTGTGGTAGGGTGAGGCGCTATGAAGAACACCTTCGCCGTCACCATGACGCTGCTGCTGGCGCTCACGCTGGGCGGCTCGATTGCCGGGTACCGCATCGCCACGACGCCCCACCACGAGGAGGGGGTCGGGGCCGCCGGGAAGCCCACCGAGGGCGGGGACCCCACCACCGGGAAGGTCGTGAGCGAGGAGGCGCCGTCGCCGCGCGAGGCCGCCACGGGGGCGGCGGGCCCGGCGGGCGCGCAGGGCGACGTGATGCAGGACCAGGCGGGGGGCACCCTGTCGGGCGAGAACGGGGCGGTCGCCGCCGAGGGCAGCGAGTCGAACACCGGCACCCAGACGGGCGAGGCCCAGGAGGGCGACGCGCGGGACGGCGGCGCCGGGGAGGCGCAGGAGGCGAGCCCCGGAGAGGGCGGCGCCGTGTCCCCGGGCGGCAACGCCGAGAGCGGCTCGAGCCCGGGCGTCTCCGAGGATCAGGCCCCGGCCGCCGGAATCAGCCCGGAGGACGGTCAGGGGACGGGTGCCGACGCGCCCTCGCCGACAGCCAACCGGAGCGACGAGACCACCCAGCTCGGACAGACGGGGGCCTCCAACGTCGAGCGCGGCATGGCCGCCGACCCCGCCACGGGCAACGCCAAGGCCGCCGAGGTCGCCAACGCGATCACGGGCAACACCGCCGACGGTCAGGCGAAGTTCGTCTCCACCTGCGGAGGCTGCCACGGCCAGAACGGTCAGGGCGGCATCGGCCCCAGCCTGATCGCGGGGGAAGGCCCCAAGAGCTGGAAGCTGGAGCAGTTCGAGGCCGCCGTGCGCCAGGGCCACGCCCCCGACCGCGACCTCGGCGCCGTCATGCCCCGCTTCACCGAGGAGCAGCTCAGCGACGAGGACGTGCTCAACATCTACACCTACCTCCGTTCGGTGAACTGAGCCCCTTCCCCTCCCCAGGCCCGCCCCCGCAGGCGGGCCTTATCCTTGACGGGTGACACGCGGCCCGCTGCTCACCACCGCTCCCCTGCCCGGGTGGCAGGACGTGGGGGCGGCCACCCCGGACGCCCTTTCCGGGGCGGCGGGGCTCCTCGTGCCCCATGACGGCGAGCCCGTGGCGGACGTGCGGAATCGGCCCGACCGCTGGGGGCTGCTGACCCTGGTGTCGGGGGCCCTGCGGCGGGGCGTGCCGGTCCTGGCCTGGGGCACGGGCGCGGCGCTCGTCGGGCGGGCGCTGGGGGCGCGGGTGAGGGTGGATGCTCCCGGCGACACGGCCCTTCCCCTGGCCTCCGAGTGGGCCGAGCCTCCCCGGGGCGCCGCCGTGGAGCGGTGGCAGGGCGAGGTCCCGCTGCTCTGGCGGGTGGGAGGCGTGACCGCCTGGGCCGGGGTCACGCTGCCGGAGGAGGTGCGGGGCGAGTTTCTGACGGGGCTGAGTCAGGCCGCGCCACGCTCGCCCGGGTCGCCGCTGGAGGAGGTCGGCGGGGAGGAGGTGCTGCGGGCCTTCCTCGCCGATTTCTACACCCGGGCGCGGGCGGACGACCTCCTGGGCCCCGTCTTCGTGGCGCACGTCGGGGACTGGGAGGCCCACCTGGGGCGCGTGACGGCCTTCTGGGTGACGATGCTGGGGGGAGGGGCGGCATGGCACGGCAACCTGAACGGGGTCCACGCGGGGCTGGGTGTCCGTGACCTCCACCTCGAACGCTGGCTGGCCCTCTTCGGGGAGGCGGCGCGGGCGCACCTCACCCCGGGGGCGGCGGCCCTCCTGACCTCGCGGGCGGAGGCGATGGGGGCGCGTTTAGGCGGGCGGCGGAACCCTCCTCATGCCGGGGGCGTACCGTAGGGGGTATGGCTCCCCTGAACATCCCCTTCCTATCCAAGGCCGCCGAGCAGCTTCCCAAGGGGCTGAACCGCCCGACCTGGGTGATCCTCGACCTCAGCGGCCCCTACCCTGCCCGGCAGCCCGCCAACCCCATCCAGGCGCTGCTGAACCGCGAGGAGACGCTGGAGGCGCTGGAGGCGCGCGTCGAGCGGTTGCGCGACGCCGACTGGCTGCACGGGGTCCTCGTGCGCATCTCGGAGTTCACGGCCGCCCCGGCGACGGCGCACGCGGTCCGGGGCATCCTCGGGCGGCTGGCCGAGGACAAGCGGGTGGTCGCCTACCTGCCGCAGCTCACGATGACGGCCCTGATCGCGGCGAGCGGGGCGCGTGAGATCGTGGCCCCCGAGTCGGCGGACGTGATGGTGCCGGGCTTCGCGGTGGAGCCGACCTTCCTGGGGGCCTTCCTCAAGAAGCACGGCATCGAGTTCGAGAACCTGCGCATCCGCGAGTACAAGGCCGCACTCACCCGCTTCTCGCAGGAGGCGATGGACGACGCCAACCGCGAGCAGCTCTCGGCCTTCCTCGCCGGGCTGGAGACGGCCTGGGCGCGCGACCTCGCCGCCGCGCGGGGGGTGAGCGAGGACACGGCCCGCGCCTGGCTGACGGGCGACCTCACGAGCGCCCACGCCGCGCTGGAGGCGGGCCTGATCACGAAAGTCGCCTACGAGGACGAACTCGTGGGCCCCGGCACCCGGCCGCTGGCGGCGGTGCTCGACCTCCTGCTGCCGTCGGGTCGCGGGGGGGCGAAGGGCGGGCGGGTGGCCGTCGTTCCCGTGGTCGGCACCATCGTCACCGGCAAGAGCCGCAACAACTCGCTGCCCCTGCCGCTCCTGGGCGGGCCGATGGCGGGGTCGGACACCGTGGTCGCGGCCCTCAAGCGGGCGAAGAAGGACGACAAGACGAAGGCCATCGTCCTGTACGTGGACAGCGGGGGCGGCTCGGCGCTCGCTTCGGACCTGATCTGGCGGGAGGTCGCCACCTCGGAAAAGCCCGTCGTCGCGGTGATGGGTGAGTACGCGGCGAGCGGCGGGTACTACGTCCTCACGCACGCGAAACGGGTGATCGCCAGCCCGTACACGCTGACGGGCAGCATCGGCGTGGTGAGCGGCAAGCCCGTCCTTCGCGAGTTCAACGCCCGCCAGGGCTTCCGACCCGAGCCCGTGGGCCGCGAGCGCGCCCTGATGTCCAGTTCCTCGCGCCCCTACAGCGAGGACGAGCGTGCCCTCGTCGAGCGCGGCATCGGCGAGGTCTACGACCGCTTCGTGAGCCGGGTGGCCGAGGGGCGCAACCTCACCCCGCAGCGGGTGAACGAACTCGGCCGGGGCCGCATCTGGAGCGGCCTGGACGCCCTGAACCTCGGCCTGGTGGACGAGCTGGGGGACCTCCGCACCGGCATCGAGCGGGCGCGGGAACTCGCGGGCCTCTCCGAGGACGCCCCCGCCTGGAACGTCACCCCCGCCAAGACGGGCCCCTTCCCCGAGTTCGTCCGCGAGGCCGCCCGCGCGGTGAGCGTGGAGGTGTGGCCCTTCGGGCGCGAGCGGGTGCTGACGTGGCTCGACACGGAGGTCAAGGTCAGGTAGGCAGGAAACCCGGGGGAGGCGGACGCCGAGCAGCACGTCCGCCTCCTTCTTTTTCGGGACAGAACCCCGAACCGGAATGTCGGGACCGAGAACGGTACTCCCAAACTTGACACTTCCAGGCTCAAGTAGCTTGCGTGAGGGTTTGGGGAGATGTATGCTCCCCGAAAGTCCAAATTCGTGACGATGGAGTGGTCGTCACCTGTTCCCCTTCCACGGTGGGAGGGGCGGCGTTGTCCTTTGGACTGGAAAGAGGCCCATGTTTTCCTCCTCCCGCCCCGCCGCCCTTCCCCCGGCCTTCCACGCCATCTGGGCCGCGCACACCGTCTCCCAGTTCGGCAGTCAGGTCACCCTGCTGGCCCTTCCCCTGACGGCCCTCCTGGTCCTGGGGGCCAACCCGTTCCAGATGGGGCTGCTCACCGCGCTCGGGAGCCTGCCCAACCTGCTTTTCAGTCTCCCGGCGGGCGTGTGGGTGGACCGGTGGAACAAGAAGCGCACCATGATCGGCACCGACCTCGCGCGGGCGGCCCTGCTGCTGCCGGTTCCGCTGCTGGCGCACTTTTCCCTGCTGCGTCTGGAACCCCTGCTGCTGATCGCGTTTCTGGTCGGCGCGGCGAGCGTCTTCTTCGACCTGGCCTCCGCCGCCACCGTCCCCGTCCTCCTCGGACGTGATCACCTGATCGGGGGCAACGCCCGCCTGGAGGCGAGCCGCTCCACCGCCAGCGTCACCGGACCGTCGCTCGGGGGGGTGCTGGTCCAGGCTCTCGGCGCCCCGCTCGCCCTGCTGCTCGACGCCCTTTCCTTCGTCGCCTCCGCCCTCCTGCTCACCCGCATTCCCACCGGGAGCACTTCAGCGAACTCGGCGGCGAGGCCGAGGATGTGGGCCGAGGTCCGGGTGGGCCTCCGGGCCCTGCTGGAGCGTCCCCTCCTGGGCGCCCTCGTCCGCAGCGTGGGGCTGTGGAACTTCTTCGTGGGGGTGGGGTCGGCGGTCCACCTGCTCTTCCTGACCCGGAACCTCGGCCTCGGCCCGGCACAGGTGGGAGCCGTGCTGACGGCCGAGGGAGTGGGGATGTTGTGCGGCACGGCGCTGGTCGGTCCACTCCAGAGACGTTTCCCGCTGGGCACTGTCCTGATGGCCTCCGGCGCCCTGGCCGTCCTCTGCGCGTTCGGGGTGGTGGGCGTCTCGCTCCTGCCACCTCCGTGGCGCTTCCCCGCCCTCCTCGTGAACGACTTCCTGAGCGGGCTGGGCTACATGGTCTTCGCCATCCTGACGAGCAGTTGTCGCCAGGCCGCCACCCCGGCCGCCTTGCAGGGGCGCGTCGCCGCGACGTTCCGCTTCGTGATCCTGGGGGGCCTTCCCCTGGGCGCCCTGCTGGGGGGTGTGATCGCCCAGGGGTTCTCGCCGTCGGCGGCCCTGCTGACCACGGCGGCCGGGATGCTCCTGGCCTGGGCCCTGCTTTTCGCCACGTCCATCCCGGGGTTGCGCCAACTTCCCGAGGCGTGACCTCAGCCCCCGGTCACCCGCTCGTACTCCGCGATCTGCCCCCGGATCACGTCCAGGCTCCCCTCCCAGAAGTCGGGCGCGTGGAGGTCGATGCCGAAGCGGGCGGCGAGGGTGCGGGCGTCCGCGAGGCCGGTACTGGCAAGCAGATCGTCGTAGCGGGCCTGGAAGCTGGCTTCCTCACCGCGTTCCCGGGCCCGCACGTACTGGGCGTACAGGCCGAGGCCGAAGAGCAGGCCGAAGGTGTACGGGTAGTTGTAGTAGGCGAGGCTGTAGTAGTGCGGCTTGACCGCCCACATGTAGGGGTGGAGGGTCGCCAGGGCGTCCCCGTACGTCTCCCCCTGCGCCCAGGTCATCAGGTCGCACAGCTCCCCCGGGGTGAGGTCGCGCTCCATCCGTTTCTCGAAGACCGCCCGCTCGAAGAGGAAGCGCGAGTGGATGTCCACCACGACCTGCGCGTGGCCGAGAAGCTGGGTTTCGAGGACGTACCGCCGCTCCTCCCCGGTCGCCCGCTCCAGCGCGGCGTTCTGGACGATGGTCTCGCAGAAGATGCTCGCCGTCTCCGCGAGGGTCATGGGCGTCTCACGTTGCAGGGGCGTGTGGACGGATTTGAGCAGGTTGTGGTAGCCGTGCCCGAGTTCGTGGGCGAGGGTGCTCACGCTGTCGAGGCTGGGGGAGTGGTTCATCA from Deinococcus aetherius includes:
- a CDS encoding S49 family peptidase, which produces MAPLNIPFLSKAAEQLPKGLNRPTWVILDLSGPYPARQPANPIQALLNREETLEALEARVERLRDADWLHGVLVRISEFTAAPATAHAVRGILGRLAEDKRVVAYLPQLTMTALIAASGAREIVAPESADVMVPGFAVEPTFLGAFLKKHGIEFENLRIREYKAALTRFSQEAMDDANREQLSAFLAGLETAWARDLAAARGVSEDTARAWLTGDLTSAHAALEAGLITKVAYEDELVGPGTRPLAAVLDLLLPSGRGGAKGGRVAVVPVVGTIVTGKSRNNSLPLPLLGGPMAGSDTVVAALKRAKKDDKTKAIVLYVDSGGGSALASDLIWREVATSEKPVVAVMGEYAASGGYYVLTHAKRVIASPYTLTGSIGVVSGKPVLREFNARQGFRPEPVGRERALMSSSSRPYSEDERALVERGIGEVYDRFVSRVAEGRNLTPQRVNELGRGRIWSGLDALNLGLVDELGDLRTGIERARELAGLSEDAPAWNVTPAKTGPFPEFVREAARAVSVEVWPFGRERVLTWLDTEVKVR
- a CDS encoding helical backbone metal receptor, which produces MRLASLTASNSDILAALGVAGRVVAVDHHSDAPGLDGAARVGPDLNIDVEAVRAARPDLVLASLSVPGMERVVVGVRAAGLPTLVLDPVSVPDTLHDIREIGVAVGLPERGEALAARLETELRALARPFLRPPRVLVEWWPRPIIAATRDSWVTDLLGTLGAANALADRPGRSSPLTLEEVRAARPDLIVCSWCGARRLRPEVIEARGLGVPVVCVPESGLGRPGPRLIEGAGLVAAALAGLRLS
- a CDS encoding MFS transporter; the encoded protein is MFSSSRPAALPPAFHAIWAAHTVSQFGSQVTLLALPLTALLVLGANPFQMGLLTALGSLPNLLFSLPAGVWVDRWNKKRTMIGTDLARAALLLPVPLLAHFSLLRLEPLLLIAFLVGAASVFFDLASAATVPVLLGRDHLIGGNARLEASRSTASVTGPSLGGVLVQALGAPLALLLDALSFVASALLLTRIPTGSTSANSAARPRMWAEVRVGLRALLERPLLGALVRSVGLWNFFVGVGSAVHLLFLTRNLGLGPAQVGAVLTAEGVGMLCGTALVGPLQRRFPLGTVLMASGALAVLCAFGVVGVSLLPPPWRFPALLVNDFLSGLGYMVFAILTSSCRQAATPAALQGRVAATFRFVILGGLPLGALLGGVIAQGFSPSAALLTTAAGMLLAWALLFATSIPGLRQLPEA
- a CDS encoding TetR/AcrR family transcriptional regulator yields the protein MARSVNPIQDRARRAALEKAAYLALYERGYAGVTLGDIAGHAGVSKGTLAYHFGSRAGLLAAVMRRFTRTITAVTRRALRQAVTPEAKLRAYVENQFYGVENTRRFYTVSLDFLAAATRDPALMNVQRDFQRETLALDLEVARLGGEEGAAERARLLRALVEGLSVRFLADPEPDLASYRGECLRGLRALLGWENQG
- a CDS encoding c-type cytochrome, whose product is MKNTFAVTMTLLLALTLGGSIAGYRIATTPHHEEGVGAAGKPTEGGDPTTGKVVSEEAPSPREAATGAAGPAGAQGDVMQDQAGGTLSGENGAVAAEGSESNTGTQTGEAQEGDARDGGAGEAQEASPGEGGAVSPGGNAESGSSPGVSEDQAPAAGISPEDGQGTGADAPSPTANRSDETTQLGQTGASNVERGMAADPATGNAKAAEVANAITGNTADGQAKFVSTCGGCHGQNGQGGIGPSLIAGEGPKSWKLEQFEAAVRQGHAPDRDLGAVMPRFTEEQLSDEDVLNIYTYLRSVN
- a CDS encoding group III truncated hemoglobin yields the protein MTRGPLLTTAPLPGWQDVGAATPDALSGAAGLLVPHDGEPVADVRNRPDRWGLLTLVSGALRRGVPVLAWGTGAALVGRALGARVRVDAPGDTALPLASEWAEPPRGAAVERWQGEVPLLWRVGGVTAWAGVTLPEEVRGEFLTGLSQAAPRSPGSPLEEVGGEEVLRAFLADFYTRARADDLLGPVFVAHVGDWEAHLGRVTAFWVTMLGGGAAWHGNLNGVHAGLGVRDLHLERWLALFGEAARAHLTPGAAALLTSRAEAMGARLGGRRNPPHAGGVP